A stretch of Clostridium sp. BJN0001 DNA encodes these proteins:
- a CDS encoding HAMP domain-containing sensor histidine kinase, translating to MKKKIKNYISGIYLIDILILFLIFNEIVAHVADSFEIKKIPENFTFLDALIILVIFSLYIAKFIYVFKYSKKKNKIRSRLIKNFIFIFKNGFKYKETKRTLIISITIAIFVLISYLYFLATGGRENNIFVKLFKMYPFKGSILMLAVIIISILYGLKKTLDIVVVNSGLKKFTEGDLNANINLQGSPAVNELIKNINLIQKGYKETLHEGVKNEKLKTELISNVSHDLKTPLTSIINYVNILKNEDITDEEKKEYLAILDKKSLRLKSLIEDLFEMSKINSGKMKLDLVKIDILSLIHQGIGEYSNLYPEKNIKFKVNSKDESIFMKLDGRLMSRTIENIIINALKYSLNNTRVYIDVKDHEKYVEISFKNVSQYEMDFEGNEMFERFARGDKSRNSKVEGSGLGLAIIKSIIELHKGTVHIRTEGDMFKIYIILPKNKEKEKESK from the coding sequence TTGAAAAAGAAGATTAAAAATTATATATCAGGCATATATCTTATAGATATATTAATATTATTTTTAATATTTAATGAGATAGTAGCACATGTTGCAGACTCATTTGAGATAAAGAAAATCCCTGAGAATTTTACATTTTTAGATGCTTTAATAATACTTGTCATATTTTCTTTATATATTGCAAAGTTTATCTATGTTTTTAAATATTCTAAAAAGAAGAATAAAATAAGGTCAAGACTTATTAAAAATTTTATATTTATATTTAAAAATGGATTCAAATATAAGGAAACAAAAAGGACACTTATTATTTCAATTACAATTGCAATTTTTGTTCTTATATCATATCTTTATTTTCTGGCAACAGGCGGCAGGGAAAACAATATATTTGTTAAGTTATTTAAAATGTATCCATTTAAGGGTAGTATACTCATGCTTGCTGTTATTATTATAAGTATACTATATGGACTTAAAAAAACACTCGATATAGTTGTTGTAAATAGTGGACTTAAAAAATTTACAGAGGGAGATTTGAATGCAAATATAAATCTTCAAGGTTCTCCTGCTGTAAATGAGCTTATAAAAAATATAAACCTTATACAAAAAGGATATAAAGAGACTCTTCATGAGGGAGTAAAAAATGAAAAGCTTAAGACTGAACTTATATCAAATGTTTCCCATGATTTAAAAACACCTTTAACATCAATAATAAATTATGTAAACATTTTAAAAAATGAAGATATAACAGATGAAGAAAAAAAAGAATATCTTGCGATATTAGACAAAAAATCATTAAGGCTAAAATCTCTTATAGAAGACCTTTTTGAAATGTCTAAGATAAATAGCGGAAAGATGAAACTTGATCTAGTGAAGATTGATATACTGTCTCTTATTCATCAGGGGATTGGAGAATATAGTAATCTTTATCCTGAAAAAAATATAAAATTTAAAGTTAATTCTAAAGATGAGAGCATATTTATGAAATTAGATGGCAGACTAATGTCAAGAACTATAGAAAATATCATAATAAATGCACTCAAATATTCACTTAATAATACAAGAGTTTATATTGATGTAAAAGATCATGAAAAATATGTTGAAATATCATTTAAAAATGTATCTCAGTATGAGATGGATTTTGAAGGAAATGAAATGTTTGAAAGATTTGCAAGAGGAGATAAATCAAGAAACTCAAAAGTTGAAGGATCAGGTCTTGGACTTGCAATTATAAAAAGTATAATAGAACTTCATAAAGGGACAGTTCATATAAGAACCGAAGGCGATATGTTTAAAATATATATTATACTACCAAAAAACAAAGAAAAAGAAAAAGAGTCAAAATGA
- the ptsP gene encoding phosphoenolpyruvate--protein phosphotransferase → MKKGIAASKGYAIGKVYLKENKKVNITDEKISDIEAEKAKMQKALADSKNQLQAVKEKAEKEMGASKAAVFEAHITLVDDPEFTGAMMSEIENNSVNGLKAITTVTDNFVQIFESMDNEYMKERAADIKDVSKRILSNFAGFGGDGFNITEKNTVVVAHDLTPSDTAGLDKSKVVGFTTDIGGRTSHAAIMSRTLEIPAVLGVGDITKCVKTGDSIIVDGINGDVIINPSEDVIAEYREKEEQFKKEQEELKKLINVETKTKSGRRIKVCGNIGKPADIKTIIANGGDGVGLFRTEFLYMDRNEAPTEEEQFESYKAVLEGMNGKQVIIRTLDIGGDKTLPYLPLPKEMNPFLGYRAIRLCLDRPEIFKVQLRALLRASVYGNLGVMFPMISGLQEFKQAIKVVDECKAELKAEGKEYSDKIEWGIMVEIPAAAVYADELAKYVDFFSIGTNDLIQYTLAADRMSEKVSYLYNPMHPAVLRLIKMTIEGAHKHGKWVGMCGEMAGDENAIPTLVEYGLDEFSMSATSILNAKKVMIEQK, encoded by the coding sequence ATGAAGAAAGGAATAGCAGCATCTAAAGGATATGCTATAGGAAAAGTATACTTAAAGGAAAATAAGAAAGTTAACATTACTGATGAAAAGATAAGTGATATTGAAGCTGAAAAAGCAAAGATGCAGAAAGCTCTTGCTGATTCTAAAAATCAACTTCAAGCTGTAAAAGAAAAAGCTGAAAAGGAAATGGGAGCATCAAAAGCAGCAGTTTTTGAAGCACATATTACTTTAGTAGATGATCCTGAATTTACTGGAGCTATGATGTCTGAAATAGAAAACAACAGCGTAAATGGATTAAAAGCAATAACTACCGTTACAGATAACTTCGTGCAAATTTTTGAGTCAATGGATAACGAATACATGAAGGAAAGAGCTGCAGATATAAAAGATGTTTCAAAGAGAATCTTATCTAACTTTGCAGGTTTTGGCGGAGATGGATTTAATATAACTGAGAAAAATACAGTAGTTGTAGCTCATGATTTAACACCATCTGATACTGCAGGTCTTGATAAATCTAAAGTAGTTGGATTTACTACTGATATTGGTGGAAGAACTTCACATGCTGCAATCATGTCAAGAACTCTTGAAATTCCAGCAGTTCTTGGAGTAGGAGACATAACAAAATGTGTTAAGACTGGAGACAGCATAATTGTTGATGGAATTAACGGTGATGTAATTATCAATCCTTCAGAGGATGTAATTGCTGAATACAGAGAAAAAGAAGAACAGTTTAAGAAAGAACAAGAAGAATTAAAGAAATTAATAAATGTTGAGACAAAAACAAAGTCTGGCAGAAGAATAAAAGTATGTGGAAACATAGGAAAACCTGCTGACATAAAGACTATTATAGCAAATGGAGGAGACGGAGTAGGCTTATTCAGAACAGAATTCTTATATATGGATAGAAACGAAGCTCCAACAGAAGAAGAACAGTTTGAAAGCTATAAAGCAGTTCTTGAAGGAATGAATGGAAAACAGGTAATAATAAGAACTCTTGATATCGGAGGAGATAAGACACTTCCATATCTTCCATTACCAAAGGAAATGAATCCATTCTTAGGATATAGAGCAATAAGATTATGTCTTGACAGACCTGAAATATTTAAGGTACAGTTAAGAGCACTTTTAAGAGCTTCAGTTTATGGAAATCTTGGTGTAATGTTCCCTATGATTTCTGGACTTCAAGAATTTAAACAAGCAATAAAAGTTGTAGATGAATGTAAGGCTGAACTTAAAGCAGAAGGAAAAGAATATTCAGATAAGATTGAATGGGGAATCATGGTTGAAATCCCAGCAGCTGCAGTATATGCAGATGAACTTGCTAAATATGTTGATTTCTTCTCAATTGGAACAAATGATTTAATTCAGTACACATTAGCAGCTGACAGAATGAGTGAAAAAGTTTCATATCTTTATAACCCAATGCATCCAGCAGTATTAAGACTTATAAAGATGACAATTGAAGGAGCACATAAACACGGTAAATGGGTAGGAATGTGCGGAGAAATGGCAGGAGATGAAAATGCTATTCCAACACTTGTTGAATATGGCTTAGATGAATTCTCAATGAGCGCAACTTCAATACTTAATGCTAAGAAAGTAATGATAGAGCAGAAATAA
- the argC gene encoding N-acetyl-gamma-glutamyl-phosphate reductase yields MKKKIFIDGSAGTTGLRIYERFENRDDIELIKISEELRKDPVERKKLINESDITFLCLPDAAAKESVDLATNDDVIIIDTSTAHRTEKGWAYGFPELSKKHRENIKNGKRIAVPGCHATGFISAVYPLVAGGIIPPDYPISAFSLSGYSGAGKKGIAQYEMENREKEFDAPREYALNQQHKHLKEMKKITGLSKLPLFSPIVSDYYSGMLVSVPLYTEYFKEKKSPLEIQKFFEEFYKGEKFIKVMPYGSEDKTNGFLSGNACSMWDGLRIFVTGNEDRVVVSAQFDNLGKGASGAAIQCLNIVLGCEEDKGLNL; encoded by the coding sequence ATGAAAAAGAAGATATTTATAGATGGAAGTGCAGGAACAACAGGGCTTAGAATTTATGAAAGATTTGAAAATCGTGATGATATTGAACTTATAAAAATATCAGAAGAATTAAGAAAAGATCCTGTGGAAAGAAAAAAGCTTATAAATGAGTCAGATATTACATTTTTATGTCTTCCTGATGCAGCAGCTAAGGAATCTGTAGATTTAGCTACAAATGATGATGTGATAATAATCGATACATCTACAGCACATAGGACTGAGAAGGGGTGGGCATATGGTTTCCCAGAACTTTCAAAAAAACATAGAGAGAATATAAAAAATGGAAAGAGAATAGCAGTGCCAGGATGTCATGCTACAGGCTTTATTTCAGCTGTTTATCCGCTTGTTGCAGGAGGAATTATTCCGCCTGACTATCCTATTTCAGCATTTTCTTTATCAGGTTATAGTGGTGCAGGTAAAAAAGGAATTGCACAGTATGAAATGGAAAATAGAGAAAAAGAATTTGATGCACCAAGAGAATACGCATTAAATCAGCAGCATAAGCATTTAAAAGAGATGAAGAAAATTACAGGACTTTCAAAACTTCCTCTTTTCTCACCAATAGTGTCAGATTATTATAGTGGAATGCTTGTATCAGTTCCTTTATATACAGAATATTTTAAGGAAAAAAAGAGTCCTTTAGAGATTCAGAAGTTTTTTGAAGAATTTTATAAAGGAGAAAAATTTATAAAAGTAATGCCATATGGTTCTGAGGATAAAACAAATGGATTTTTATCTGGAAATGCATGTTCAATGTGGGATGGACTTAGAATTTTTGTAACTGGAAATGAAGATAGAGTAGTTGTTTCAGCTCAGTTTGATAACCTTGGAAAAGGTGCATCTGGAGCAGCTATTCAATGCCTTAATATTGTACTTGGATGCGAAGAAGATAAAGGATTAAACTTATAG
- a CDS encoding tetratricopeptide repeat protein, with the protein MDNKKAKKIYDKAVKYYQSGDLDDALKICEKSISKDIKNPALLNLKGLILYQRGDLNKAITTWKVNADYNKDMMANNYINDAYYDKDSGELYVYAERLIKNLRVDDAIKILKKCSKSDFNCINVNSALAMAYQRKGEFEKASEFIEKALKVDKNNPRALKIKKDLKTGGLSTDSVYEEKSHKARNIFIIMLVLLIIGGLSYFVFLKYSVKIDKKENTEKITVDEDVTPKVETNIDTQEQENEDSYGFDKEKITSFINDKDFNSLYDSIKTVNESDLKSEDDKVYKDAVNMLKTEGVKNFYDDGRQYYNDKKYDDAVDSLKKAYDYKDGNYLAQHIIFYYASSLLEQGKNDEALGLYNDYYKAYPKGPYIEGVLYQLTLLNSGVDDKNSKAYAKTLIEKYPESTYINDTIKQIANS; encoded by the coding sequence ATGGATAATAAAAAAGCAAAGAAAATTTATGATAAAGCAGTAAAATACTATCAATCTGGAGATCTTGACGATGCACTTAAAATATGTGAAAAAAGTATTTCAAAAGATATAAAAAATCCTGCACTTTTAAATTTAAAGGGGCTTATTCTATATCAGAGAGGCGATTTAAATAAGGCAATTACTACATGGAAAGTTAATGCTGATTACAATAAAGATATGATGGCTAACAATTATATAAATGATGCATATTATGATAAAGACAGCGGAGAACTTTATGTATATGCAGAGCGTCTAATCAAAAATTTAAGAGTGGATGATGCTATAAAGATACTTAAAAAATGCAGTAAAAGTGATTTTAACTGTATAAATGTAAATTCAGCACTTGCTATGGCATATCAGAGAAAAGGTGAATTTGAAAAAGCTTCTGAATTTATAGAGAAAGCACTTAAAGTGGATAAGAATAATCCACGTGCATTAAAGATAAAAAAGGACCTTAAAACTGGAGGTCTTTCAACAGATTCTGTGTATGAAGAAAAAAGTCATAAAGCAAGAAATATATTTATAATTATGCTAGTTCTTCTTATAATAGGTGGGCTTAGTTATTTTGTTTTCCTAAAATATTCTGTAAAGATAGATAAAAAAGAAAATACAGAAAAAATTACTGTAGATGAAGATGTAACTCCTAAGGTAGAGACTAATATAGATACACAGGAACAGGAAAATGAAGATAGCTATGGATTTGACAAAGAAAAAATAACATCATTTATTAATGATAAAGATTTTAATTCTTTATATGATTCTATAAAAACTGTAAATGAGTCAGATTTAAAGAGTGAAGATGATAAAGTTTATAAAGATGCAGTTAATATGTTAAAGACAGAGGGAGTTAAGAATTTCTATGATGATGGACGTCAGTATTACAATGATAAAAAGTATGATGATGCAGTAGACAGCCTTAAAAAAGCATACGATTATAAAGATGGAAATTATTTAGCACAGCATATAATTTTTTATTATGCAAGTTCCCTTTTAGAGCAGGGGAAAAATGATGAAGCATTGGGACTTTATAATGATTATTATAAAGCTTACCCAAAGGGACCATATATTGAAGGTGTTTTATATCAGCTTACGCTATTAAATTCAGGCGTTGATGATAAAAATAGTAAAGCTTATGCAAAAACTCTGATAGAAAAGTATCCAGAGTCCACATATATAAATGATACAATAAAGCAGATAGCAAATAGTTAG
- the iadA gene encoding beta-aspartyl-peptidase — protein sequence MVTFIKNCDVFAPEYIGKKNILVSGRSIEGIFEENEDVNIPGMNVIYADGNYMFPGLIDSHVHITGGGGESSFSSRTTEIDVSEIVKYGVTTVVGCRGTDDVGRSMESLISKAKELKEKGISAYCYTGSYSIPAKTMTRSIKRDIMMIDEIIGTGEIAVSDNRSSNPTYEELLKIISETRVAGLLSGKAGVVNIHVGDGKDKLKLIKLIINSTEIPAYNILPTHINRNGALFSEAKNYIKHGGVVDITTSCDKNNMAEGELRAAKALKELLDSGADIQNITFSSDGNGSMPEFDCEGHLIKMGRCSLDSLYTEVISAINDYGISIEKALSVVTKNPAQILKLRKKGRIRLENDADFLIVDKNNFEIKYVFANGKCMLNKKEK from the coding sequence ATGGTTACATTTATTAAGAATTGTGATGTATTTGCACCTGAATATATTGGGAAAAAAAATATACTCGTTTCAGGCAGAAGCATAGAAGGAATTTTTGAAGAAAATGAAGATGTTAATATTCCAGGAATGAATGTTATTTATGCTGATGGAAATTATATGTTTCCAGGTCTTATTGATTCCCATGTGCATATAACAGGAGGCGGTGGAGAAAGTAGTTTTAGTTCACGAACTACTGAGATTGATGTTAGTGAGATTGTAAAATATGGAGTTACTACTGTTGTTGGATGTAGAGGAACAGATGATGTTGGAAGAAGTATGGAAAGCCTTATATCAAAGGCTAAAGAGCTTAAAGAAAAAGGTATTTCTGCATATTGCTATACAGGTTCATACAGTATTCCAGCTAAAACTATGACTAGGTCTATAAAAAGAGATATTATGATGATAGATGAGATAATAGGTACAGGGGAAATAGCTGTTTCAGATAATAGAAGCTCTAATCCAACATATGAAGAACTTCTAAAGATAATTTCAGAAACGAGAGTTGCTGGACTGTTATCTGGAAAAGCAGGGGTAGTAAATATTCATGTTGGAGATGGAAAAGATAAATTAAAGCTTATTAAACTTATTATAAACAGCACCGAAATACCAGCTTATAACATACTTCCTACGCATATTAATAGAAATGGAGCACTTTTTTCTGAAGCTAAAAATTATATTAAACACGGAGGAGTAGTTGATATTACTACAAGCTGTGATAAAAATAATATGGCAGAAGGAGAACTTAGAGCAGCAAAAGCATTAAAAGAGCTTTTAGATTCTGGCGCAGATATACAAAATATAACATTCTCATCTGATGGAAATGGAAGTATGCCAGAGTTTGATTGTGAAGGACACTTAATAAAAATGGGCAGATGTAGTTTAGATTCTCTATACACAGAAGTGATTTCGGCAATAAATGATTATGGGATAAGTATAGAGAAAGCTTTATCCGTTGTTACAAAGAATCCTGCACAGATTTTAAAATTAAGGAAAAAAGGCAGAATAAGACTTGAGAATGATGCTGATTTTCTTATAGTTGATAAAAATAATTTTGAAATTAAGTACGTATTTGCTAACGGAAAATGTATGCTAAATAAAAAAGAAAAATAA
- a CDS encoding cell wall hydrolase, giving the protein MKKICSIFFTALVFYLFIFNISSASATVINVKAADNAKTYLTSQNIDYQANSCSTENSTVEVFSSNSQKIYITKDDINLMAKLVAAESIGEPYTGKVAVASVVLNRVITPGFPNTIKNVIFQKNAFSCVRHNNITATPNKDCYSAVYDAIKGVDPTNRALFFYNPQISTCSWMKGTAKVNKTIIGHHTFFKIKA; this is encoded by the coding sequence ATGAAAAAAATATGCAGTATATTTTTTACAGCACTGGTATTTTATCTTTTCATATTTAATATCAGTTCTGCTTCTGCTACTGTAATAAACGTTAAAGCCGCTGACAATGCAAAGACTTATTTAACTTCACAGAATATAGATTATCAGGCTAACTCATGTTCAACTGAAAACTCTACCGTTGAAGTTTTCAGTTCGAACTCTCAAAAAATATATATTACAAAAGATGACATAAATCTAATGGCAAAGCTAGTAGCTGCAGAAAGCATAGGTGAGCCATATACAGGAAAAGTAGCAGTTGCATCGGTAGTCCTAAATCGTGTTATAACACCAGGATTTCCAAATACAATTAAAAATGTAATATTTCAAAAAAATGCTTTTTCATGTGTAAGACATAATAATATAACGGCAACGCCGAATAAAGATTGTTATAGTGCAGTATATGATGCCATTAAAGGAGTAGATCCTACAAATCGAGCTCTATTTTTCTATAATCCACAAATCTCAACATGTTCGTGGATGAAAGGAACTGCAAAAGTAAATAAAACAATTATAGGGCATCACACATTTTTTAAAATAAAAGCATAA